The Flavobacteriales bacterium genome contains a region encoding:
- the murQ gene encoding N-acetylmuramic acid 6-phosphate etherase, which produces MTRITESSSRFDDLEKMSVHEILTGINKEDHVVADAVEKAIPEIERLVEAVLVNMQNGGRLFYLGAGTSGRLGIVDASECPPTFGVNHGLVIGLIAGGDQAIRKAVEFAEDNAEGGWKDLLSHNVTTSDSVIGIAASGTTPYVVGAMKHCNQNGILTGGITCNPDSPLANEARYPVVLNVGPEFVTGSTRMKSGTAQKLTLNMISTALMIRLGRVKGNRMVDMQLSNDKLWERGIRMLKEGLGCNETEARQLLVKYGSVRAALDATQKK; this is translated from the coding sequence ATGACCAGAATCACAGAATCCTCTTCCCGGTTCGATGACCTGGAAAAAATGTCGGTCCATGAGATTCTGACCGGAATCAACAAGGAAGACCATGTCGTTGCCGATGCCGTTGAAAAAGCTATCCCCGAAATTGAACGGTTGGTGGAAGCGGTTCTTGTGAATATGCAAAACGGCGGGCGTCTTTTCTACCTGGGCGCAGGTACCAGCGGCAGGTTAGGCATCGTTGATGCGTCAGAATGCCCCCCTACTTTCGGTGTAAATCATGGCCTGGTGATCGGCTTGATCGCAGGCGGTGATCAGGCTATCAGAAAGGCCGTAGAGTTTGCAGAGGATAACGCAGAAGGTGGCTGGAAGGACCTGTTATCACATAATGTCACAACCTCTGATTCCGTCATTGGCATCGCAGCATCCGGCACCACACCTTACGTGGTTGGCGCCATGAAACACTGCAATCAAAATGGCATACTGACAGGCGGTATTACCTGTAACCCGGACAGTCCGCTGGCCAATGAAGCACGCTATCCGGTAGTGCTGAATGTTGGACCCGAATTCGTCACCGGAAGCACCAGAATGAAAAGCGGTACCGCACAGAAACTCACCCTCAACATGATCTCCACCGCACTGATGATACGCCTTGGCAGAGTAAAAGGCAACCGCATGGTAGATATGCAACTGAGCAATGATAAACTTTGGGAACGTGGAATACGTATGCTTAAGGAAGGATTGGGGTGCAATGAAACCGAAGCGCGCCAATTGCTCGTAAAATACGGAAGTGTGCGCGCCGCTTTGGATGCCACACAGAAAAAATGA